CGTAATACGTCAGGACGGCTTGAGCAATTTCTTCATTCATACGATACATACCTATGGGGAGCAACCTGCTGCTACGTTCAAGCACCTTTCTATATAACTACTCCTTGGGCGGGTGATTATACGGAATTTTTCCAGAAAACATTCATATTCAAGTATTATTTGTCTGAATTCATTAATGACTCAAATTCAAGCTGTGTCAACCGAGGTATTTCTCCGCTAATAATTTGATTACATACATCCACACACTCATTACAAATATAAATAGAGATATTTCCCTGTGGTGTCCCTGCTATCAAAAGATTAACCTGTTCACTGCTTTTGTTACAAAATGAACAGCAAAGTTCTGGCTTGATTTTTGTATTTGTGTTAGTAGCCATTGTCTTAGACTCCTTAAATGAAATAGGTTGAATCTTCGCTCTTATAGGTAGCAAATGCTGTCTGAGTTGATAGCGAGCTTTGTGTAAACGCCCCTTGACTGCACCGACTGAAATATTTAAGCGAACTGCTACTTCTTGTAGACTGAGTTGTTCGTCATAGAACAGCAAAGTTGCTTGACGATTATTGTCAGATAGA
This portion of the Tolypothrix sp. PCC 7910 genome encodes:
- a CDS encoding RNA polymerase sigma factor, with the translated sequence MSEQSDPELISLARQGDKAAFGRLVLRYQPMAQRIAERMLRNKDLASDLVQDAMLQAYLSLEKLHQPERFKSWLYGIVLNICRNELRRRKVIVFSLEAMLGDLADTPLLIDENSPAPEQVAELKELRTALLEAIDSLSDNNRQATLLFYDEQLSLQEVAVRLNISVGAVKGRLHKARYQLRQHLLPIRAKIQPISFKESKTMATNTNTKIKPELCCSFCNKSSEQVNLLIAGTPQGNISIYICNECVDVCNQIISGEIPRLTQLEFESLMNSDK